In Patescibacteria group bacterium, a genomic segment contains:
- a CDS encoding NADP-dependent malic enzyme has product MNFGKESLKKHRKLAGKIEIKSKAKIEDAEDLAIFYTPGIAAVSSEIAKNECKIWEYTSRSNFVAVVTDGSAVLGLGNIGPEAAQPVMAGKAILFKEFAGVDAIPICLDTQDTDEIVKAVKYLAPSFGGINLEDISAPRCFEIEKKLQNLGIPVMHDDQHGTAVVVLAGLINAAKVIGKKLENCMIVINGVGAAGHAVALAIDEFTKGKANIITLDSKGAVCRNRKDLDEYKEDLNHIINEGNICGDLDKIICGADVFIGLSVGNVLKATMVKKMANNPIIFALANPVPEIDPVEAKKAGAKIVATGRSDYPNQVNNVLAFPGIFRGALDAKAIKITPGMLNAAAMSLASYVESPAIDKILPNPIDKKVAKAVAEAVRKEAIKEGSIRPACK; this is encoded by the coding sequence ATGAACTTTGGAAAAGAATCACTAAAAAAACATCGGAAGCTTGCAGGTAAAATCGAGATTAAAAGCAAAGCGAAGATCGAAGATGCCGAAGACTTGGCGATTTTCTACACACCGGGCATTGCCGCAGTATCTTCGGAAATCGCAAAAAATGAATGTAAAATTTGGGAATATACCTCTCGAAGCAATTTTGTTGCAGTCGTGACAGACGGATCGGCAGTTCTTGGGCTTGGTAACATCGGTCCGGAAGCGGCACAGCCGGTAATGGCGGGAAAGGCGATACTCTTTAAAGAATTTGCAGGAGTGGATGCCATTCCAATTTGTCTTGACACGCAAGACACTGATGAAATTGTCAAAGCTGTAAAATATTTAGCGCCATCCTTTGGCGGCATAAATCTGGAAGATATTTCAGCGCCAAGATGCTTTGAAATTGAGAAAAAATTGCAGAATCTAGGAATTCCGGTGATGCATGACGACCAGCACGGTACAGCCGTTGTTGTGTTGGCAGGATTAATAAATGCAGCAAAAGTTATTGGAAAAAAATTGGAAAATTGCATGATCGTAATCAATGGCGTTGGCGCCGCCGGCCATGCCGTCGCTCTAGCAATCGACGAATTTACAAAGGGCAAAGCCAATATCATCACCCTGGATTCAAAGGGGGCTGTATGCAGAAATCGCAAAGACCTAGACGAATACAAAGAGGATTTGAATCATATAATCAACGAGGGGAACATCTGTGGTGATCTGGATAAAATCATTTGCGGAGCGGATGTTTTTATCGGTTTATCTGTGGGCAATGTACTCAAGGCCACAATGGTTAAAAAGATGGCCAATAATCCAATCATCTTTGCTTTGGCTAACCCTGTACCGGAAATTGATCCGGTTGAGGCAAAGAAGGCCGGAGCAAAAATTGTGGCCACTGGAAGATCGGACTATCCAAATCAGGTCAATAATGTTCTTGCGTTCCCGGGGATTTTCCGCGGCGCACTCGATGCCAAAGCAATAAAAATAACTCCCGGAATGCTGAATGCTGCGGCGATGTCACTGGCAAGTTACGTCGAGTCTCCAGCCATTGATAAAATTCTTCCCAACCCAATCGATAAAAAAGTCGCTAAAGCTGTGGCAGAAGCAGTAAGAAAAGAGGCGATAAAAGAGGGTTCAATACGGCCGGCTTGTAAATAG
- a CDS encoding ATP-binding cassette domain-containing protein, translating into MPIIESKNICKNFVKTRFNFGDVFHPDKEIKEAVKDLAVSIEEGEFIGFLGPNGAGKTTFLKILSGIIHPTSGEAKVLGYVPWERKYNYLRQISIVMGQKNQLWWDLPAIDSFKMLKEVYGISNLRYKKNLELLIDTMDMGSIVNNRLRSMSLGERMKCELAASLLHDPKVIFLDEPTIGLDVISAKAIRSFLSKINKEKKTTMILTSHYMGDIEELCKRVIIINSGMKIYDGGLSVLRDKYAPEKCINITLSSVDEKKKFASLKCKKNIFNNVGTISAKKDEIGKLAQDVFSLFSPDNITITEQEIEEIITKIFESKSEIIG; encoded by the coding sequence ATGCCAATAATCGAATCAAAAAATATATGCAAAAATTTTGTCAAAACCCGATTTAATTTTGGCGATGTTTTCCATCCGGATAAAGAAATTAAAGAAGCGGTAAAAGATTTGGCAGTTTCGATTGAGGAAGGGGAGTTTATTGGATTTCTCGGGCCGAACGGAGCAGGAAAGACAACATTTTTAAAGATATTATCCGGAATAATTCATCCCACATCCGGAGAAGCCAAAGTATTGGGTTATGTTCCATGGGAGAGAAAATATAATTATCTGCGCCAAATATCAATAGTTATGGGACAGAAAAATCAGTTGTGGTGGGACTTGCCCGCTATTGATTCTTTTAAAATGCTTAAAGAGGTATATGGAATATCCAACTTGAGATATAAAAAAAACCTTGAACTTTTGATTGATACCATGGACATGGGGAGTATAGTTAATAATCGGCTTCGAAGCATGTCTCTTGGCGAACGAATGAAGTGCGAATTGGCTGCGTCTTTGCTTCACGATCCCAAAGTGATATTTCTGGATGAACCGACAATTGGGCTTGATGTAATTTCAGCAAAAGCAATTAGAAGCTTCCTCTCAAAAATTAACAAAGAAAAAAAGACGACGATGATATTGACCAGCCACTATATGGGAGATATTGAAGAGTTGTGTAAACGGGTCATAATCATTAATTCGGGTATGAAAATATATGATGGAGGCCTGTCGGTTTTGAGGGATAAATATGCGCCGGAAAAATGCATAAATATTACGCTCTCGAGCGTTGATGAAAAAAAGAAATTTGCCTCGCTTAAGTGCAAAAAAAATATATTTAATAATGTTGGCACAATAAGCGCGAAAAAAGATGAGATAGGCAAACTTGCCCAAGACGTTTTCAGCTTATTCTCACCGGACAATATTACAATCACAGAGCAGGAAATTGAAGAAATAATCACAAAGATATTTGAATCTAAATCTGAAATAATAGGATGA
- a CDS encoding ABC-2 family transporter protein, with amino-acid sequence MMKYLKINVILFRNSLIRDLKINGYIISSVLFQVSDLFFSIVFFGVIFANVKSLGDWNFYQVLFLFAFSKIIITVSTIWYRRGVQTIGRDLVRMGDLDFYLAKPVNPLILVSISKPEIYEFINLFFSVPLVFYAAMKSGIAIGFTNLIWFIALFVCALLLYYFIQIITVVPAFWFIKLWSLTDILNRLSQFMRYPVNIFPLYLKFLLMVLVPILTVSYVPVATLFYPPRTLYIIFMFAITLVFGIIVSLVWKAGLKHYGSASS; translated from the coding sequence ATGATGAAATATTTGAAAATAAATGTAATATTGTTCCGAAATTCGCTTATCAGGGATCTTAAGATTAACGGATATATCATTTCCTCGGTTTTGTTTCAGGTATCTGATTTATTTTTTTCAATTGTCTTTTTCGGAGTGATTTTTGCAAACGTTAAAAGTCTTGGGGATTGGAATTTTTATCAGGTATTATTCCTCTTTGCTTTTTCGAAAATCATTATTACTGTCAGCACGATTTGGTATCGCCGAGGCGTACAAACCATTGGCCGAGACCTAGTCCGGATGGGGGATCTGGATTTTTATTTGGCAAAACCGGTCAATCCGCTCATCTTGGTTTCGATAAGCAAGCCGGAAATATATGAATTTATTAATTTGTTTTTCTCGGTACCGCTAGTATTCTATGCTGCAATGAAATCGGGAATTGCCATTGGCTTTACGAACTTAATATGGTTTATTGCTTTGTTCGTTTGTGCGTTGCTTCTGTATTATTTCATCCAAATTATTACTGTTGTTCCGGCTTTTTGGTTTATCAAACTTTGGTCTTTGACGGATATTTTAAACCGCTTATCTCAATTTATGAGATATCCCGTCAATATCTTTCCGCTTTATCTGAAATTCCTTCTAATGGTGCTGGTGCCAATTTTGACGGTTTCTTATGTTCCCGTCGCTACCCTGTTTTATCCGCCACGTACGTTGTATATTATATTTATGTTCGCGATTACATTGGTATTTGGAATTATCGTTTCATTGGTTTGGAAGGCAGGGCTTAAACATTATGGGAGCGCATCGAGCTAG
- a CDS encoding ABC-2 family transporter protein gives MRKYYFHFLTEFKGFTAYKTDFTLSIFFNMVFFIIFFLVWKSVYATAGTAEIASYSLKSTVTYYLITSFIYRIEVTDSLYLGEDIWNGFFTNMLVRPWNVIASYLLSTAADVLLSLIIFAPFLALIVIFAHDYLLITSVANIVFFVITIIIGFAMNLLINLIIQSLTFYFGDQRANKGLANWIISMIGGGLFPLAFLPAALKWINVLPARFLFDFPSRVFLGKFTITELFSSWAQMIIWILILYFIFYLVYRGGLKRYTGVGR, from the coding sequence ATGAGGAAATATTATTTCCATTTTTTAACTGAATTTAAAGGCTTCACCGCCTACAAGACCGATTTTACTTTGTCGATCTTTTTTAACATGGTTTTTTTTATTATTTTCTTTCTTGTTTGGAAATCGGTTTATGCAACTGCCGGGACTGCCGAAATTGCGAGCTATTCACTAAAAAGCACGGTCACCTATTATTTGATTACCTCATTTATTTACCGGATAGAGGTAACAGATTCTTTGTATCTGGGAGAAGATATCTGGAATGGTTTTTTTACAAACATGCTTGTGCGCCCATGGAATGTAATCGCCTCATATCTTTTATCAACTGCTGCTGATGTTCTTCTCTCTTTAATTATTTTTGCGCCGTTTTTGGCTTTAATTGTCATTTTTGCCCATGATTATCTGCTGATTACTTCAGTAGCCAACATTGTGTTTTTTGTTATAACCATAATCATTGGTTTTGCCATGAATTTATTGATCAATTTAATTATTCAATCACTGACTTTTTATTTTGGCGATCAGCGGGCAAATAAAGGTCTAGCCAACTGGATCATTTCTATGATTGGTGGAGGGCTTTTTCCTTTAGCTTTTTTGCCTGCCGCGTTGAAGTGGATAAATGTTTTACCGGCGAGATTTTTGTTCGATTTTCCCTCAAGGGTTTTTCTGGGTAAATTTACAATTACAGAGTTATTTTCGAGCTGGGCCCAAATGATCATTTGGATTTTGATTTTGTATTTTATTTTCTACCTTGTCTACCGAGGCGGACTTAAACGATACACGGGGGTAGGCAGATGA
- the eno gene encoding phosphopyruvate hydratase, producing the protein MFEISEIHAREILDSRGNPTIEVDLTLKDGSFGRAAVPSGASTGSYEAVELRDSGDRYLGKGVEKAVTNANGPLRDALTGNSFDQKSLDEKMIELDGTENKGKFGANAILGISLAFAHAAAKSKNIPLYKYFGEIAGNSHFRLPVPMMNILNGGQHAENSTDLQEFMIMPAGAPSFKEALRYGAEVFHNLKKILKAKGLNTSVGDEGGYAPTLKNNEAAVEVILEAIKAAGYEAGKDIYIAIDGAATELYKDGKYELKSENRALTSEEMVGFYEDWLTKYPIISIEDGLAEDDWDGYKLMTDKLGKKVQIVGDDLFVTNIKRLKDGIDKGVTNSILIKLNQIGSVTETIQAIKMAEEAGYTAVVSHRSGETEDTTISDFVVGLGTGQIKTGSACRSERICKYNQLLRIEEELGTSAKYPGLEAFKFNK; encoded by the coding sequence ATGTTTGAAATTTCAGAAATTCATGCTCGCGAAATTTTAGATTCGCGCGGAAACCCTACCATCGAGGTTGATTTGACGCTTAAAGACGGCTCTTTCGGACGGGCAGCGGTTCCATCTGGTGCATCTACAGGATCATACGAAGCAGTTGAACTTCGCGACAGCGGCGATCGATATTTGGGTAAAGGCGTCGAGAAAGCTGTGACCAATGCAAACGGACCTCTTCGCGACGCTCTCACTGGAAATTCATTTGATCAGAAATCACTTGATGAAAAAATGATCGAGCTTGACGGTACAGAGAATAAAGGCAAATTCGGTGCTAACGCGATTCTAGGAATATCATTAGCTTTTGCCCATGCCGCCGCCAAATCCAAAAATATTCCTCTCTACAAATATTTCGGTGAAATTGCAGGAAATTCTCATTTTCGATTGCCGGTACCGATGATGAATATTCTAAATGGCGGCCAACACGCTGAAAATTCGACTGATCTTCAAGAGTTTATGATCATGCCTGCCGGCGCTCCAAGCTTCAAAGAAGCGCTGCGATACGGCGCCGAAGTATTTCACAATTTGAAAAAAATTTTGAAGGCCAAAGGACTCAATACTTCTGTTGGTGATGAAGGCGGGTATGCCCCCACGCTTAAAAACAATGAGGCAGCAGTCGAAGTTATCCTCGAGGCAATCAAAGCGGCCGGTTACGAAGCCGGGAAGGATATTTACATCGCCATCGACGGTGCTGCAACCGAACTTTACAAAGATGGCAAATATGAACTCAAATCCGAAAATCGAGCGCTTACATCAGAGGAAATGGTCGGTTTCTATGAGGACTGGCTTACTAAATATCCAATAATCTCGATCGAGGACGGCCTTGCGGAAGATGACTGGGATGGCTATAAATTGATGACAGATAAACTCGGCAAAAAAGTCCAAATTGTTGGCGATGATTTATTTGTCACCAACATCAAGCGCCTAAAGGATGGCATCGATAAAGGCGTGACCAATTCGATTCTGATCAAGCTTAATCAGATTGGCAGCGTGACCGAAACGATACAGGCTATCAAGATGGCGGAAGAAGCTGGCTACACAGCGGTAGTTTCACATCGTTCCGGCGAGACAGAGGACACGACAATTTCCGATTTTGTCGTCGGACTCGGCACAGGCCAGATCAAGACCGGCTCGGCTTGCCGCTCCGAACGAATCTGCAAGTACAATCAGCTCCTTAGAATCGAAGAAGAGCTGGGTACAAGCGCAAAATACCCCGGGCTTGAGGCTTTTAAATTTAACAAATAA
- a CDS encoding class I SAM-dependent methyltransferase has translation MQPRDDKFIYTDGIDYSKTSADSVWGTEEKITSKIIDETVTSGKWLNLCAGDGRFNNRLLSLANQVIAADIDESALEKLTRITPKELEKKLKTKILNVTEKFPFKDAEFDGIFCSGTLHLFPEDILRKIFNEMDRVLKPNGKIVIDYAADIRREYPNGSLWVIENEPNYSLKDAKELLSKMFSNYLVEMFADKSEPERVSFNNKEYQFSSNFILIRARKK, from the coding sequence ATGCAGCCACGAGACGATAAATTCATCTACACCGACGGAATCGACTATTCCAAGACGTCTGCGGATTCCGTTTGGGGAACTGAAGAGAAAATCACGTCGAAAATTATTGACGAAACTGTTACTTCAGGAAAATGGCTAAATCTTTGTGCTGGCGATGGACGGTTCAACAATCGCCTTCTTTCACTCGCCAATCAGGTTATCGCAGCAGATATTGATGAAAGCGCATTAGAAAAATTGACAAGAATCACGCCAAAAGAGTTGGAAAAAAAACTTAAGACAAAGATACTGAATGTGACCGAGAAATTTCCATTCAAAGATGCGGAGTTTGACGGAATATTCTGCTCCGGCACATTACACCTGTTCCCTGAGGATATTCTTCGCAAAATCTTCAATGAAATGGATCGGGTGCTAAAGCCAAATGGTAAAATAGTCATTGATTATGCAGCCGATATTCGAAGAGAATACCCGAACGGTTCGCTCTGGGTAATCGAAAACGAGCCCAATTATTCTCTCAAAGACGCCAAAGAATTGCTTTCAAAAATGTTTTCAAACTATTTAGTGGAAATGTTCGCTGACAAATCAGAGCCAGAAAGAGTGTCGTTTAACAACAAAGAATATCAATTTTCCTCCAATTTCATTTTAATCAGAGCACGGAAAAAATGA
- the gpmI gene encoding 2,3-bisphosphoglycerate-independent phosphoglycerate mutase — protein MTKPKVILIILDGWGIGEKDEDNAIHLAKTPNFDKLWESFSHGKIKTSGVAVGLPAGQMGNSEVGHLTIGSGRVIDTDLVKISKSAERGEFSANHAFKSVFDHVKKYDSILHIQGLIGPGGVHSHSNHLLAILKAAKATGIEKIALHAFTDGRDTDAKSANKYLKELENAIEEIGVGFIATAVGRFYAMDRDDNWDRLKVAEDAIFGGVAKTVVRKKPSEIMEELYESGITDEHIEPHIFLDEKGNGYKIGKNDGVIFINFRADRARMFSKKILEKQEELNLFFVTMTDYGKDIDSVIAFPPDNIEDTLADIISENNLTQSHIAETEKFAHATYFLNGGVEDEHKDEKFILIESRKDIKTHDLAPGMRASEIADTTVEEIQKGRDFIFVNFANPDMVGHTAVKKAVIEAIETTDRELGKLVETAQEKKYEIVISADHGNAEAPDTAHTVNPVPLIYIGEKYSKVSNGALSDIAPTVLQLLEINKPSRMTGKGLLN, from the coding sequence ATGACCAAGCCAAAAGTCATTTTAATCATTTTGGATGGGTGGGGAATCGGCGAAAAGGATGAAGATAACGCCATTCACCTCGCTAAGACTCCTAATTTCGATAAACTCTGGGAGTCTTTTTCTCATGGCAAGATAAAGACCTCCGGCGTTGCTGTTGGTTTGCCGGCAGGGCAAATGGGCAATTCCGAAGTAGGCCACCTAACTATCGGCTCCGGTAGAGTAATTGATACTGATCTTGTCAAAATTTCTAAATCGGCAGAAAGAGGAGAGTTCTCCGCAAATCACGCATTTAAATCCGTATTTGACCATGTGAAAAAGTATGATAGCATCTTACACATTCAAGGTTTGATCGGTCCAGGTGGCGTTCATTCTCATTCCAACCATTTACTTGCAATCCTCAAGGCAGCAAAAGCTACGGGCATTGAAAAAATTGCACTCCATGCATTTACCGATGGCCGCGACACAGACGCCAAAAGTGCGAACAAATATCTAAAAGAGTTAGAAAATGCTATTGAGGAAATCGGCGTTGGCTTTATAGCTACGGCAGTCGGCCGGTTTTATGCCATGGATCGCGATGATAATTGGGATCGTTTGAAAGTTGCCGAGGATGCGATCTTCGGCGGAGTTGCAAAAACGGTTGTCCGTAAAAAACCATCCGAAATTATGGAGGAATTATATGAATCAGGCATCACCGATGAACATATCGAACCGCACATTTTTCTAGATGAAAAAGGCAATGGTTATAAAATTGGAAAAAATGACGGTGTCATATTTATTAATTTCCGCGCTGATAGAGCCAGAATGTTTTCGAAAAAAATTCTCGAAAAACAGGAGGAACTCAATCTGTTTTTTGTCACTATGACTGACTACGGCAAAGATATTGATAGCGTCATCGCTTTCCCGCCAGATAACATTGAAGATACTTTGGCCGATATTATTTCTGAAAATAATCTTACCCAATCTCACATTGCTGAGACCGAAAAATTTGCGCATGCAACCTATTTTCTAAACGGCGGCGTCGAAGATGAACACAAAGACGAAAAGTTTATTCTGATCGAGAGCCGCAAAGATATAAAAACCCATGACCTTGCTCCCGGCATGCGAGCTTCTGAAATTGCTGATACAACCGTCGAAGAAATTCAGAAGGGGAGAGATTTTATCTTCGTAAACTTCGCCAATCCCGACATGGTCGGCCACACAGCGGTAAAAAAAGCGGTTATTGAAGCAATTGAGACAACCGACCGAGAGCTCGGAAAACTGGTAGAGACAGCACAAGAAAAAAAGTATGAGATCGTCATATCCGCCGATCATGGAAATGCCGAAGCTCCCGATACTGCCCACACTGTGAATCCCGTCCCCTTGATCTATATTGGCGAAAAGTATTCTAAAGTATCTAATGGCGCCCTTTCCGACATTGCGCCAACAGTTCTTCAACTTCTCGAAATCAATAAGCCCTCGCGTATGACCGGTAAGGGCTTATTGAATTAA
- a CDS encoding SET domain-containing protein-lysine N-methyltransferase — MKKAQSKIHGIGIFATENIAAGKKFYDVPMDNIHSKPKSGYAKIGKNKFVDDPEILNYMNHSCDPKAELILGDEVCLNALKPISTGDEITCDYNKTEQGGEKMPCNCGSENCRGFFLRN; from the coding sequence ATGAAAAAAGCTCAAAGTAAAATCCATGGCATTGGAATTTTTGCGACAGAGAATATTGCTGCTGGAAAAAAATTTTATGATGTGCCGATGGATAATATTCATTCGAAACCAAAGTCTGGATACGCAAAAATTGGTAAAAATAAATTTGTAGACGATCCGGAAATTTTGAACTATATGAACCATTCTTGCGATCCGAAAGCGGAACTGATTCTTGGAGATGAAGTTTGTCTAAATGCCTTAAAACCAATTTCCACCGGTGATGAAATTACTTGTGATTACAATAAAACAGAACAGGGCGGAGAAAAGATGCCATGCAATTGCGGTAGTGAGAATTGCCGTGGTTTTTTCTTGCGGAATTAG